The Magnetospirillum sp. XM-1 genomic interval GCAATCTGGAGATCGTTCCCAAATCCTCCTACGCCCAGGTGGCGGTGAATGACGGCGACAAGCTGGAAATCGTCGCGTTCATCGGCGGCGGCTCGGATGCGGCCGATACCTTCACCGTGGCGGGCAAGACCTTCACCTCGCGGCTGCTGGTCGGCACCGGCAAGTACAAGGATTTCGAGGAAACCGCCGAAGCCATCGAGGCCTCGGGCGCCGAGATCGTCACCGTGGCGGTGCGCCGGGTGAACCTGTCCGACCCGTCCAAGCCCATGCTGGTGGATTACGTCAGCCCCAAGAAGTACACTTTCCTGCCCAACACGGCGGGCTGCTACACCGCCGACGAATCGGTGCGCACGCTGCGCCTGGCGCGCGAGGCGGGGGGCTGGAACCTGGTCAAGCTCGAGGTGCTGGGCGACCAGACCACGCTCTACCCCAACATGCCCGAGACCCTGAAGGCCGCCGAGGCCCTGATCAAGGACGGGTTCGAGGTGATGGTCTACTGTTCCGACGACCCCATCCAGGCCAAGATGCTGGAAGACATGGGCTGCGTCGCCATCATGCCGCTGGGTTCGCTGATCGGCTCGGGCCTAGGCATTCTCAACCCCACCACCATCCGCATCATCAAGGAGAGCGTGAAGGTCCCCGTCCTGGTGGACGCCGGCGTCGGCACCGCGTCCGATGCGGCGGTGGCCATGGAACTGGGCTGCGACGGCGTTCTGATGAACACCGCCATCGCCCATGCCCGCGATCCGGTGCGCATGGCCCGCGCCATGAAGCTGGCCATCGAGGCCGGGCGGCTGTCCTATCTGGCGGGGCGCATGCCGAAGAAGAGCTATGCCGACCCCTCGTCCCCCACCTCCGGCCTCATCTGAGGAGCCCGATACCATGAACATGGAAGCCTTCCTCGACAACGTGATGGTCTACGGCTTCTGGATCGGCCTGGGCTTCGGGGCGTCCTGGCTGATTCGCAAGCTGGTCGGATGAGCCGCAACCTCGTCCTGCTGCCCGGCCTGCTCAACGACCACCGGCTGTGGTCGGCCCAGGCGGCCGCCCTGGCCGGACTGGCCGAGGTGATGGTCGGCGACCTGACCCAGGACGATACGCTCGGCGCCATGGCCGGGCGGGTGCTGGCGGCGGCGCCCGCCACCTTCGCCCTGGCCGGGCTGTCCATGGGCGGCTACGTGGCCATGGAGATCATGCGCCAGGCCCCCCATCGGGTGGAGCGCCTGGCCCTGCTCGACACCACGGCGCGGCCCGATCTGCCCGAACAGACCCAGCGCCGCAAAGACGCGATCGAACTGGCCCGCGCGGGCGGCTTCGACAAGATCATGCCGACCATGCTGCCCCTGCTGCTGCATCCCGACCATCTGAAGGACGAGGCCATCACCGGTCTGGCCAAGGACATGGCCAGAATGGTAGGGGCCGATTCCTTCGCCCGCCAGCAGGCCGCCATCATGGCGCGCCCCGATTCCAGGGATTCGCTGTCCGCCATCGCCTGCCCCACCCTGGTGCTGTGCGGCGCCGAGGATACCCTGACGCCTCCCGACCGCCATGACGAGATGGCGGCGCTGATCAAGGGGGCCCGGCGGGTGAACATCCCCCATTGCGGCCACCTGTCGCCCATGGAGCGGCCCGACGCGGTCAGCGCCGCGCTACGGGCGTGGCTGTCGCCGTAAATCCTCAGCCGCCAAGGGGAAAGCTCAAGGTGAAGGTGGCCCCCTGTCCGGGAGTGCTCGCCACCGAGGCCGACCCGCCGTGGCGCTCGACGATGCGCTTGACCAGATAGAGCCCCAGGCCGGTTCCCGGCGTGTGCTCCACCGTGCTGGAGCGGTAATATTTCTCGAAGACGCGTGGCAGATCCGCCGGCTCGATCCCCGCGCCATGATCGACCACGCGGACCATGGCCCTGTCCTCCTGCCGGCTTATCTGCACCTCGATGGAGGCCGAGGGCGGCGAATACTTGCTGGCGTTGCCCAGCAGGTTGGAGAACGCCACGGCCAGGAGGTCCCTGTCGCCGCAGACGGTCACCGTCTCGGTTTGGGACAGGCGGATCGGCCGTGAAGGCGTCAGGTCCGTGATGTCCGTCACCGCCGATTCCACCAGGGCCCGGAGATCGACCGGCGTATGGCGGAATTCGCTGGAGGCGATCTCCAGCCAATCGTCGTCGGTCAGCATGTCGATCATGTGATCCATGCGCCGGACGGCGCGGAAGACCTTGTCGGTCTCGGTCCCGGTATCACCCTCGCCCTGGGACGTGAGCGCGAGGACCGAGGCGGCCCCCGAAATGATGCCGAGCGGAGTGCGGAATTCGTGGCTGACCATGGCCATGAAGTTGCGTTGCTCCTGGACCGCCTTGCGCTGGATGTCGAGGGCGCTGCGGATCTGCCGGTTGGTTTCCTGCAGCGCCAGTTCCGTCCGCTGCAACCGGCCGATCAGCGCGCCGCGATTGGCGTGGAAGGTGGCGGCAGCGAAGAACAGGATGGTGCTGAGGCCGAGATTGCAGAGAACCGCAAACACCGTCTTGTGGGTCAGGTCGTAGAGTTCGGGAAAGACCTGCCCGAAGGCCGCCGCGACGGACATGGACACCAGGCCCGCGATGCTGACCGTCAGCCACGCCATCGTATCCCAGGAAAGCCCGAGCAGGATCACCGAGCAGACCGGAACCAGGAAGATCCAGTGGATGACCGGCGACGCGTCTCCCCCCGTCAGGGCGCTGTTGGAGAGGATGGCGACGAACAGGCAGTTGGCCAGGAACAGGTTGCCGGTCAGGCGATAGCCGCCGAAAGCGCGGAAAGAAGCCAGCAACGCCAGGATGATGATGAAACAGGCCGACATCAGGACCACGCCGACGGGATAGCCGATTCCCAGCGACACCATGACGTAGACCACCGAGTAGATGGAGGTGATCAGACAGATCTGGATCATCAGGCGATCTTTGATCGCCTGATCGTCGGCCGCATCATGGCGGACCGGCAGAAGCCGCCTGACGATTTGTTCCATCATGTTCAGAAGGCGTCTCTCCCCGACCTCGAATACCCCGGCACGATACCGGGGATTCCCCATCTTGAGGAGAGGGATATTAATACTTCAGTCGAGCATGACCGTTCCCGGACAATTGTCGTTCCCGACCTCGGCGGCCGGGCATGGGATGGGCGAGAGTTCCTTGTCCAGGCAGATACGGATCTCCGCCAGCCTTTTTCCCCGGCACTTCACGGTAAGGGATTGCGGCGGAACCGGCCAATTCCGCTTCAGATCGGACACCCGGATGCGCCCGCCCCCGCCGGCCCGGAGCGAAGGCGCCAGTCCGAAGGCCGCCACCGCCCGGTTGATCTTGTCGAAATACTCGTCCTGGCGGCTGGTGACGCACGATCCGTGCTTGTTCCATTCATGCTGGCGCAGCCCCGGGCCGATCATCACCCTCGACGCCTCGTCCACGGCGGCGGAGGGCCTGACCGGGTCCACCGCCTGACAGCATTGCGGCCATTGTCCCCCGGAATATTGCGGCCACAGCCCATGCACCACGAAGCCGTATTCGGCGCCCGCGCCGCATTGCTGCGGGTTGCGGCGGCCGGCCTGGGTATCGCAAAAGGCCGGCGCCCAGGACAGGCTGAGCAGATAGTAGTCGAACCGCCCCGCGACGCCCCGCACCGGGCCGCACTGCTCAGCCCAGGCGGCGATGGGAAAAAGAAGTCCGGCAACGATCACGAGAATCTTCATCCCAAGCCGTCCGTCTGGAGACCTTTCCGCTTGTTTACGATTGCCCGGCCTGGAAAGCAATCGGAGCGCGAATTACATTCTTAAGAAATGGATGATAACATCCGTGCCGGAATATTCGCCGAGGTGAGTGATGACGGGCCGTGGGCCGGAACATCTGCGCAAGACCACCAACGTGGTCCTCGACGCCCTGGTCAGGGCGGCGGAACAGGCGTTGCACGGCCACGCCATCGACATGCGCACCCTGGAAGCCCTGGTGGCCGAACTGAAGGATTCCGTCGCCTTCGACGATTTCTACCACCGCTCCTACCGCGAGCTGATGGAGGTGGTGGAAGGCGAAAACATGGAGCAGCGCCGTACCAACGCCTTCGGCCGGCTGATGCTGCACCCCCTGTCGTCGCTGTTCTCCGAAGACCGCCTGGACCGGGTGCTGATCCCCAACATCTTCTCGTTCCTGCACATGGTGCTGGGCGACGAGGAAGCGGTGGCCGCCGAGCGCTGCAACACCATCGTCAAGACCTTGAAGGACGACCTGGGCGACCATTTCACCTGGGACGCCTTCTATGCCGATGCCGAGGCCAAGGTCATTCTGTGGCACGTCCTGGTCAAGATCGCAGCCTCGTTCAAGCGCTACGATCTGCGCAAGGACTGGTTCATCAAGCTGATGCAGTACCGTCCCACCACGGTCAGCCTGGCGTCCAACGCCTTCGTCACCAAGGAGCACAGCCCCTACGACGACCCGATCCAGTTCGGCGAGCGGGAGTTCTGCATGTTCTTCCACGCCATGTTCGATCCGCTGCAGAACCTGGACCGCAAGGACGAGGCCGCCTTCCACAAGGAATTCGGCACCGACCCCCACCACCTGATCGGCGGCTTCCTGGTCAATCTCGCCACCTGCGTGATCTAGGGCTGGACCCTATCCATATTCCCCCCCGGACTCGGCTGCGATAGGATCCGCCCCGATCCGGCTTGGACCGGAACCGATCGAGGGGGAAAATGATGACGACCAACGACAATCTCGCCGCGGCCTTCGCGGGCGAAAGCCAGGCCAACCGGAAGTATCTCGCCTTCGCCGAGGCCGCCGCCAAGGACGGCCTGCCCGAGATCGCCAAGCTGTTCCGCGCCGTCGCGGCGGCCGAGACCATTCACGCCCACGCCCATCTCCGGGCCATGGGCGGTGTCAAGGCGACGGCCGAGAACCTGCGCGAGGCCATCTCCGGCGAGAAGCACGAATTCGAGGAAATGTATCCCGACTTCATCGCCACCGCCGAGGCCGAGGGCGCCCGTCAGGCGCTGCTGGCCATGCGCCACGCCATGGCGGTGGAGAAGGTTCACCACGGCCTGTTCCTGGACGCCCTGGCCGCCATCGAGGCCGGTCACGACTTGCCCGAGGGCGAGATCCACGTCTGCGCCATCTGCGGACACACGGTGATCGGCGAGGCGCCGGACCAGTGCCCGGTCTGCAACGCCAAGGCGGGAAAGTTCTCCGCGGTCGCGTGATCGATTTTGGCCAACGGGCCGGGCGGCGATGTCAGCCCGGCCCCGACGGCGACCGAAGGGCCAGGCTCACCCGCGTTCCCCGCCCCACCTCGCTTTCCACCACCACCGAACCATCGTGCAGTTCGGCGATGGCCTTGACGATGGCCAGCCCCAGCCCGATGTGCCCGCCGCCGGTCTCGCGCGCCCGGTCGACGCGGAAGAAGCGGTCGAACAGCCGGGGAATATAGGTGGAGGGAATGCCGCACCCGGTATCGCTGACCGCGATCCGCACCAGATCCCCGTCGCGTTCGGCTTCCATGACGATCCGCCCGCCCGGCGGCGTGTAGCGCACCGCGTTGGCCACCAGGTTGATGACGGCGCGGCGCAGCAGCACCCGGTCGCCCTGGGCGTCGAGGCTGGGCTGGGAAGCGGAGACGGTCAGACTGATGCCGGCTTCCGCCGCCAGCGGGTCGTAGAACTCGCGCACCGCCTCCAATTCGGCGACGATATCCAGCGGCTCGCGGTTGACGGTGACCGACTGGTTCTCGACGCGCGACAGAAACAGCAGGCGCTGGACCATGTCCGACAAGGCGGTCAGTTCCTCGCGCACCGATTCCAGCACCTCGCGGTATTCGCCGGCCGGCCGTTCGGCGGTGAGCGCCACGTCGATCTGGCTGGTCATGACGCCCAGCGGCGTGCGCAGTTCGTGGGCGATATCGTCGGTGACCTGCGCCACCCGGTCGAACGACACCTGCAGGCGGTCGAGCATGGCGTTGAAGCTGACGCCCAGGGGACGCAGCTCGTGGGGCAGGTTGCCCGCCTCGATACGCCGGCCCAGGGTCGCCCCGCCGACCGCCCTGACCGTCTCGGCCAGATTCTGCAGCGGCCGGATGCCGTGGCGGACGATGTGGTA includes:
- the thiS gene encoding sulfur carrier protein ThiS; protein product: MKLVINGEERSFSATMTVEALLGELGVDSRKVAVERNLEIVPKSSYAQVAVNDGDKLEIVAFIGGGSDAADTFTVAGKTFTSRLLVGTGKYKDFEETAEAIEASGAEIVTVAVRRVNLSDPSKPMLVDYVSPKKYTFLPNTAGCYTADESVRTLRLAREAGGWNLVKLEVLGDQTTLYPNMPETLKAAEALIKDGFEVMVYCSDDPIQAKMLEDMGCVAIMPLGSLIGSGLGILNPTTIRIIKESVKVPVLVDAGVGTASDAAVAMELGCDGVLMNTAIAHARDPVRMARAMKLAIEAGRLSYLAGRMPKKSYADPSSPTSGLI
- a CDS encoding rubrerythrin family protein, which encodes MMTTNDNLAAAFAGESQANRKYLAFAEAAAKDGLPEIAKLFRAVAAAETIHAHAHLRAMGGVKATAENLREAISGEKHEFEEMYPDFIATAEAEGARQALLAMRHAMAVEKVHHGLFLDALAAIEAGHDLPEGEIHVCAICGHTVIGEAPDQCPVCNAKAGKFSAVA
- a CDS encoding alpha/beta fold hydrolase, whose protein sequence is MSRNLVLLPGLLNDHRLWSAQAAALAGLAEVMVGDLTQDDTLGAMAGRVLAAAPATFALAGLSMGGYVAMEIMRQAPHRVERLALLDTTARPDLPEQTQRRKDAIELARAGGFDKIMPTMLPLLLHPDHLKDEAITGLAKDMARMVGADSFARQQAAIMARPDSRDSLSAIACPTLVLCGAEDTLTPPDRHDEMAALIKGARRVNIPHCGHLSPMERPDAVSAALRAWLSP
- a CDS encoding heavy metal sensor histidine kinase, producing the protein MSMLPRAFRSIAGRLTILFIFTSVATLLAKAVFTYLTLAPVLSAQEEQYVIARAEYLALKVGMAAGSGQPPSLPVLLPADAPGLVRILGGDGKTLAEIHGMSAEFPDLGAAMGGRPALVRGQSDRQYWVVSRSSGGDVPMTVQVASEASEFRLLAPTGGRLWLASLVALILSGFAGYHIVRHGIRPLQNLAETVRAVGGATLGRRIEAGNLPHELRPLGVSFNAMLDRLQVSFDRVAQVTDDIAHELRTPLGVMTSQIDVALTAERPAGEYREVLESVREELTALSDMVQRLLFLSRVENQSVTVNREPLDIVAELEAVREFYDPLAAEAGISLTVSASQPSLDAQGDRVLLRRAVINLVANAVRYTPPGGRIVMEAERDGDLVRIAVSDTGCGIPSTYIPRLFDRFFRVDRARETGGGHIGLGLAIVKAIAELHDGSVVVESEVGRGTRVSLALRSPSGPG
- a CDS encoding ribonuclease T2 is translated as MKILVIVAGLLFPIAAWAEQCGPVRGVAGRFDYYLLSLSWAPAFCDTQAGRRNPQQCGAGAEYGFVVHGLWPQYSGGQWPQCCQAVDPVRPSAAVDEASRVMIGPGLRQHEWNKHGSCVTSRQDEYFDKINRAVAAFGLAPSLRAGGGGRIRVSDLKRNWPVPPQSLTVKCRGKRLAEIRICLDKELSPIPCPAAEVGNDNCPGTVMLD
- a CDS encoding sensor histidine kinase KdpD, which produces MMEQIVRRLLPVRHDAADDQAIKDRLMIQICLITSIYSVVYVMVSLGIGYPVGVVLMSACFIIILALLASFRAFGGYRLTGNLFLANCLFVAILSNSALTGGDASPVIHWIFLVPVCSVILLGLSWDTMAWLTVSIAGLVSMSVAAAFGQVFPELYDLTHKTVFAVLCNLGLSTILFFAAATFHANRGALIGRLQRTELALQETNRQIRSALDIQRKAVQEQRNFMAMVSHEFRTPLGIISGAASVLALTSQGEGDTGTETDKVFRAVRRMDHMIDMLTDDDWLEIASSEFRHTPVDLRALVESAVTDITDLTPSRPIRLSQTETVTVCGDRDLLAVAFSNLLGNASKYSPPSASIEVQISRQEDRAMVRVVDHGAGIEPADLPRVFEKYYRSSTVEHTPGTGLGLYLVKRIVERHGGSASVASTPGQGATFTLSFPLGG